From Halorubrum salinarum, the proteins below share one genomic window:
- a CDS encoding ABC transporter substrate-binding protein has protein sequence MLGSVALAGCSGDGGGGDGGDGSDGSDGSDGGDGGSGSGLEITGVWSGGEQESFSKVMSFVEDDTGMSMEYFPRDTDSLLTGTLMDYESGVASADIVVMPSPARIISDAQNGHLAPVGDAWNADDFAVDPSRVTVDGDVYAAPFKMDLKPGFWYRKSFFDEHGLSEPESWDEFMTLLDDIAAIDGVDAPIASGNGTGWPLSDITEGFFMRQEDGATLQQGLISGDASFTDDRVATAFDEIKMLHDEGYFSQTRDFGVQYEYFWDNSLPLYFMGSFTPAQDAVEDPSDLGVFRLPGVDGISSSVNWFTVPKYSDNVDAARDALSSFVSAEGQQVWVEEGGFIASNTQVPDDAYEIQVMANLPDLADEVTVVPDLDDALGNPFQQEFWSVLKGLWATPDTPTEDIVGPLDDAHEETLSN, from the coding sequence GTGCTCGGGAGCGTTGCGCTCGCGGGCTGTTCGGGCGACGGGGGCGGCGGCGACGGCGGGGACGGGTCCGACGGGTCGGACGGCTCCGACGGGGGTGACGGCGGAAGCGGGAGCGGCCTCGAAATCACGGGCGTCTGGTCGGGCGGCGAGCAGGAGTCGTTCAGCAAGGTGATGAGCTTCGTGGAGGACGACACCGGGATGAGCATGGAGTACTTCCCGCGCGACACCGACAGCCTGCTCACCGGGACCCTCATGGACTACGAGTCCGGCGTCGCCTCCGCGGACATCGTCGTGATGCCCTCGCCGGCGCGGATCATCTCCGACGCGCAGAACGGCCACCTGGCGCCGGTCGGCGACGCCTGGAACGCGGACGACTTCGCGGTCGACCCCTCGCGGGTCACCGTCGACGGCGACGTGTACGCCGCGCCGTTCAAGATGGACCTCAAGCCGGGCTTCTGGTACCGGAAGTCGTTCTTCGACGAGCACGGCCTCTCCGAGCCGGAGAGCTGGGACGAGTTCATGACGCTGCTCGACGACATCGCCGCCATCGACGGCGTCGACGCGCCCATCGCCTCCGGGAACGGCACCGGGTGGCCGCTCAGCGACATCACCGAGGGCTTCTTCATGCGGCAGGAGGACGGCGCCACCCTCCAGCAGGGGCTCATCAGCGGTGACGCCTCCTTCACGGACGATCGCGTCGCGACGGCGTTCGACGAGATCAAGATGCTCCACGACGAGGGGTACTTCAGTCAGACCCGCGACTTCGGCGTCCAGTACGAGTACTTCTGGGACAACAGCCTCCCGCTGTACTTCATGGGCTCGTTCACGCCGGCGCAGGACGCGGTCGAGGACCCCTCGGACCTCGGCGTGTTCCGGCTGCCCGGCGTCGACGGCATCTCCTCGTCGGTCAACTGGTTCACGGTACCGAAGTACTCGGACAACGTCGACGCCGCGCGCGACGCGCTGAGCTCGTTCGTCTCCGCCGAGGGCCAGCAGGTCTGGGTCGAGGAGGGCGGCTTCATCGCGTCTAACACGCAGGTCCCGGACGACGCCTACGAGATCCAGGTGATGGCGAACCTGCCCGACCTCGCCGACGAGGTGACGGTCGTGCCGGACCTCGACGACGCGCTCGGGAACCCGTTCCAGCAGGAGTTCTGGTCGGTACTCAAGGGCCTGTGGGCCACGCCCGACACGCCGACCGAGGACATCGTCGGGCCGCTCGACGACGCCCACGAGGAGACCCTTAGCAACTGA
- a CDS encoding 2Fe-2S iron-sulfur cluster-binding protein, whose protein sequence is MTEYTVEFVGTGETIEVADTETILSACFDEGIAQEYSCRVGMCLACSAEIVEGEVTQPAARGLTDEEAEEYALTCMARPQSDLKLDRGKYPPSIEDDAATAAGEGDGAAADDD, encoded by the coding sequence ATGACCGAGTACACCGTCGAGTTCGTCGGCACCGGCGAGACGATCGAGGTGGCCGACACGGAGACGATCCTCAGCGCCTGCTTCGACGAGGGGATCGCTCAGGAGTACTCCTGCCGCGTCGGGATGTGTCTCGCCTGCTCGGCGGAGATCGTCGAGGGCGAGGTGACCCAGCCCGCGGCCCGCGGCCTCACCGACGAGGAGGCCGAGGAGTACGCGCTCACCTGTATGGCCCGCCCGCAGTCGGACCTGAAGCTCGACCGCGGGAAGTACCCGCCGAGCATCGAGGACGACGCGGCGACCGCCGCGGGGGAGGGCGACGGCGCGGCCGCGGACGACGACTGA
- the pyrB gene encoding aspartate carbamoyltransferase, which produces MRQDHLITATQLSRDDIEAVLDRARAVADDPAAYADRHAGRVLALCFFEPSTRTRMSFDSAAKRLGMNTIDMGDVDSSSVSKGESLSDTVRVIEGYADALVLRHPSEGAATLAGERVDVPVVNAGDGAGQHPSQTLLDLHTIREDHGLDDLTIGIMGDLKYGRTVHSLAAALTEFDANQHFISPESLRLPRSVRFDLHETGAQIREHEDLAPVLDELDVLYVTRIQKERFPDENEYHRVAGEYQIDAETLDAAPDDLTVMHPLPRVDEIAPDVDETEHARYFEQAHNGIPVRMALLDTLLENANHDGDEGLEVDR; this is translated from the coding sequence ATGCGACAGGACCACCTCATCACCGCGACCCAGCTCTCGCGGGATGACATCGAGGCCGTGCTCGACCGGGCCCGAGCGGTCGCCGACGACCCCGCCGCCTACGCGGACCGGCACGCCGGCCGCGTGCTCGCGCTCTGTTTCTTCGAGCCCAGCACGCGGACGCGGATGAGCTTCGACAGCGCGGCGAAGCGCCTCGGGATGAACACCATCGACATGGGCGACGTCGACTCCTCGTCCGTCTCGAAGGGCGAGTCGCTGTCCGACACCGTCCGCGTCATCGAGGGGTACGCGGACGCCCTCGTCCTGCGCCACCCCAGCGAGGGCGCCGCGACGCTGGCCGGCGAGCGCGTCGACGTGCCCGTAGTCAACGCCGGCGACGGCGCGGGCCAACACCCCTCGCAGACCCTCCTCGACCTCCACACGATCCGCGAGGACCACGGGCTCGACGACCTCACCATCGGGATCATGGGCGACCTGAAGTACGGGCGGACGGTCCACTCGCTGGCGGCCGCGCTCACCGAGTTCGACGCCAACCAGCACTTCATCAGCCCCGAGTCGCTGCGGCTCCCGCGGTCGGTACGGTTCGACCTCCACGAGACGGGCGCGCAGATCCGCGAGCACGAGGACTTAGCGCCCGTCCTCGACGAGCTGGACGTGCTGTACGTCACCCGGATCCAGAAGGAGCGGTTCCCCGACGAGAACGAGTACCACCGCGTCGCCGGCGAGTATCAGATCGACGCCGAGACGCTCGACGCCGCCCCCGACGACCTCACCGTAATGCACCCGCTCCCGCGCGTCGACGAGATCGCGCCCGACGTCGACGAGACCGAGCACGCGCGCTACTTCGAGCAGGCGCACAACGGCATTCCCGTGCGGATGGCGCTGTTGGACACCCTCTTAGAGAACGCGAACCACGACGGCGACGAGGGACTGGAGGTGGACCGATGA
- a CDS encoding ASCH domain-containing protein — protein MSENDPADLLPNDRVKQSALDGDVTQLHRGNRYGDEGDTFEVDGVAFELTEVTERTLGDMTDEDAKREGSPSLEAYKERMVRAHGGNFEWDDDADVVRHRFQRVDE, from the coding sequence ATGTCCGAGAACGACCCGGCCGACCTGCTGCCGAACGACCGCGTGAAGCAGAGCGCCCTCGACGGCGACGTGACGCAGCTCCACCGCGGGAACCGCTACGGCGACGAGGGCGACACCTTCGAGGTCGACGGCGTCGCGTTCGAACTGACTGAGGTCACCGAGCGCACGCTCGGCGACATGACCGACGAAGACGCGAAGCGCGAGGGGTCGCCCTCGCTTGAGGCGTACAAAGAGCGGATGGTCCGCGCGCACGGCGGCAATTTCGAGTGGGACGACGACGCGGACGTGGTGCGACACCGTTTCCAGCGGGTCGACGAGTAG
- a CDS encoding RNA-guided endonuclease InsQ/TnpB family protein, with amino-acid sequence MRREVTTTVRVKLHSLTERKARLVEREYTAFQDAVHGDDDANLYSATKQQAGKVRSNKNPRADTDQPVVLRNDCITIEHDEDTVLSSWWFKLPVYNPEKEHGDSVWVPVRVPEKDTHLFTDECIRDSELVQRDGEWYVHLVCKRSVAVADAYDDVLAVDMGAKWIAVSTLLSDRDTTFHGAEVRRVREHYKQLRKSIGKRKVRSGAKVMERLGDKESRTVEHELYQVANELIARAQERNAVIVFGDMTGLRVDNDEGRYVNDKTHKMPYAKMANILTYKAHLDGRECISVKEHNTSVTCWRCGSKNTSREVQGRLECHDCGLDDNADKNGASNIGQRAVGKDITSPLSTAGAVVAQPETQVVLEGTSGEMEPANSPEDVGLTLSEGSPRL; translated from the coding sequence ATGCGTCGAGAAGTCACCACTACGGTACGGGTCAAACTCCACTCGCTCACCGAGCGGAAAGCCCGCCTCGTCGAACGCGAGTACACCGCGTTTCAAGACGCCGTTCACGGTGACGACGACGCGAACCTCTACTCCGCCACCAAGCAACAGGCGGGCAAAGTCCGGTCGAACAAGAACCCGCGAGCGGACACCGACCAACCCGTCGTCCTTCGTAACGACTGTATCACCATCGAACACGACGAAGACACTGTTCTCTCGTCGTGGTGGTTCAAACTCCCAGTCTACAACCCCGAGAAGGAACACGGGGATAGCGTCTGGGTGCCCGTTCGCGTCCCCGAAAAAGACACGCACCTGTTCACCGACGAGTGTATCCGCGATTCGGAACTCGTCCAGCGAGACGGCGAGTGGTACGTCCACCTCGTCTGTAAACGGTCTGTGGCCGTCGCAGACGCCTACGACGACGTACTCGCCGTCGATATGGGTGCGAAATGGATAGCCGTCAGCACGTTGCTCTCTGACCGTGACACCACGTTCCACGGCGCAGAAGTCCGTCGCGTCCGCGAACACTACAAGCAACTCCGCAAATCCATCGGAAAGAGGAAGGTGCGCTCCGGAGCGAAGGTCATGGAGCGCCTCGGTGACAAGGAATCCAGAACGGTCGAACACGAGTTGTATCAGGTGGCGAACGAACTGATCGCTCGCGCTCAGGAGCGCAACGCCGTCATCGTGTTCGGTGATATGACTGGGTTGCGAGTCGACAATGATGAGGGGCGGTACGTGAACGATAAGACCCACAAGATGCCGTACGCGAAAATGGCGAATATTCTCACATACAAAGCCCACCTCGATGGACGCGAGTGTATCTCAGTAAAGGAGCACAATACGTCCGTGACGTGCTGGCGGTGTGGATCGAAGAACACGAGTCGTGAGGTACAGGGGCGTCTGGAGTGTCACGACTGTGGGTTGGATGACAACGCGGATAAAAACGGGGCGTCGAATATTGGGCAACGAGCCGTCGGTAAGGACATCACGAGCCCGCTATCGACGGCGGGGGCTGTCGTGGCTCAGCCCGAAACGCAGGTCGTACTCGAAGGAACCAGCGGTGAGATGGAACCTGCGAACTCTCCCGAAGACGTGGGGCTAACCCTCAGTGAGGGAAGCCCACGACTTTAG
- the pyrI gene encoding aspartate carbamoyltransferase regulatory subunit — protein MSDHELRVSKIRDGTVIDHVEAGQALNVLAILGIDGAEGFGVSVGMNVPSDRLGRKDIVKVEDRELSQSEVDVLSLIAPEATINIVRDFEVVEKNRVTRPDGVTGVLSCPNRNCITNAGEPVETRFDVVADGVRCDYCATILRSDIAEHIDV, from the coding sequence ATGAGCGACCACGAGCTCCGCGTCTCGAAGATCCGCGACGGCACCGTCATCGACCACGTCGAGGCCGGGCAGGCGCTGAACGTCCTCGCCATCCTCGGCATCGACGGCGCCGAGGGGTTCGGCGTCTCCGTCGGGATGAACGTCCCCTCGGACCGGCTCGGCCGCAAGGACATCGTGAAGGTCGAAGACCGGGAGCTGTCGCAGTCCGAGGTCGACGTGCTCTCGCTCATCGCGCCGGAGGCGACGATCAACATCGTCCGCGACTTCGAGGTGGTCGAGAAGAACCGCGTCACCCGACCCGACGGCGTGACCGGGGTGCTCTCCTGTCCGAACCGCAACTGTATCACGAACGCCGGCGAGCCGGTCGAGACGCGCTTCGACGTGGTCGCCGACGGCGTGCGCTGCGACTACTGCGCGACGATCCTGCGGTCCGACATCGCCGAGCACATCGACGTCTGA
- the mvaD gene encoding phosphomevalonate decarboxylase MvaD: protein MTGKATARAHPIQGLVKYHGMRDEELRLPYHDSISLCTAPTATTTTVEWQPDASEDTYVIGGEAVDGRAAERIDMVVDHVRDLAGVDAAVRLESENSFPSNIGFGSSSSGFAAAALALTEAAGLDMTLPEVSTVARRGSSSAARSVTGAYSRLDAGLNDEDCRSYRLDVGVSDDGFDPEEDLRIVAAHVPAYKETEEAHREAAASHMMQARTAHVQDQLVEMTDALRAGSFERIFETAEHDSLSLTATTMTGPAGWVYWQPETIAVFNAVRELRESGVPVYFSTDTGASVYVNTPAGHADEVESRIAEVGIDTDVWEVGGPARVLDESEALF, encoded by the coding sequence ATGACCGGCAAGGCCACCGCGCGAGCCCACCCGATCCAGGGGCTCGTGAAGTACCACGGCATGCGCGACGAGGAGCTTCGGCTCCCGTACCACGACAGCATCAGCCTCTGTACCGCCCCGACCGCGACGACGACCACCGTCGAGTGGCAGCCGGACGCGAGCGAGGACACCTACGTCATCGGCGGCGAGGCGGTCGACGGGCGCGCCGCCGAGCGCATCGACATGGTGGTCGACCACGTCCGCGACCTGGCCGGGGTCGACGCCGCGGTCCGGCTGGAGAGCGAGAACTCCTTCCCGTCGAACATCGGCTTCGGCTCCTCGTCGTCCGGGTTCGCGGCCGCCGCGCTCGCCCTGACCGAGGCCGCCGGGCTCGACATGACGCTCCCCGAGGTCTCCACGGTCGCCCGCCGCGGCTCCTCGTCGGCGGCGCGCTCGGTGACGGGCGCGTACTCGCGGCTCGACGCCGGGCTCAACGACGAGGACTGCCGCTCGTACCGCCTCGACGTGGGCGTGAGCGACGACGGCTTCGACCCCGAGGAGGACCTCCGGATCGTTGCGGCGCACGTCCCCGCGTACAAGGAGACGGAGGAGGCGCACCGCGAGGCCGCCGCGAGCCACATGATGCAGGCGCGGACCGCGCACGTCCAGGACCAGCTCGTCGAGATGACCGACGCGCTCCGCGCGGGCTCCTTCGAGCGGATCTTCGAGACCGCCGAGCACGACTCGCTCTCGCTGACGGCCACGACGATGACCGGGCCCGCGGGGTGGGTGTACTGGCAGCCCGAGACGATCGCGGTGTTCAACGCGGTCCGCGAGCTGCGCGAGTCGGGCGTCCCCGTCTACTTCTCGACGGACACCGGCGCGTCGGTGTACGTGAACACGCCCGCGGGCCACGCCGACGAGGTGGAGAGCCGGATCGCGGAGGTCGGGATCGACACCGACGTCTGGGAGGTCGGCGGCCCGGCGCGCGTCCTCGACGAGAGCGAGGCGCTCTTCTGA